In Deinococcus psychrotolerans, a genomic segment contains:
- the accB gene encoding acetyl-CoA carboxylase biotin carboxyl carrier protein: MNPDDLKKILDALSQADVREFALKTGEFDLSLRRGPQAMSGASTNLPAASAAPQSAAPAPSAAPVAAESPAVSTASASAPAAAPEAAPVPAKAAAVGTPLKAPIVGTFYASSSPDAAAYVKVGDTVAAGQILCIIEAMKLMNEIEAETGGVVREILVKNAEPVEYGQTLFLIE; the protein is encoded by the coding sequence ATGAACCCTGACGACCTGAAAAAGATTTTAGACGCCCTGAGTCAAGCCGATGTCCGTGAATTTGCCCTCAAGACCGGAGAGTTTGATCTGAGCCTCCGGCGCGGCCCGCAGGCCATGAGCGGTGCGTCGACCAATTTGCCAGCAGCCTCGGCTGCGCCCCAATCCGCCGCTCCGGCTCCCTCCGCCGCCCCAGTGGCTGCCGAGTCGCCTGCGGTCAGTACGGCCAGCGCCAGCGCTCCGGCCGCCGCTCCCGAAGCTGCTCCGGTGCCTGCCAAAGCCGCTGCTGTCGGCACGCCGCTCAAGGCTCCGATTGTCGGCACCTTCTATGCCAGCTCCAGCCCCGACGCTGCCGCTTACGTCAAGGTGGGCGACACGGTGGCCGCCGGACAAATCCTGTGCATCATCGAAGCCATGAAGCTGATGAACGAAATCGAAGCCGAGACCGGCGGCGTGGTGCGCGAAATCCTCGTGAAGAACGCCGAGCCGGTGGAATACGGACAAACGCTGTTTTTGATCGAGTGA
- a CDS encoding DUF2201 family putative metallopeptidase, with product MSDPQFERLVSGSRLRLRGKSAFFATLLLHADIVPSREVLLAGTDGERVYVNPENAATLTPDSFDGLLLHEVLHAALSHVPRRGPREKKKWNRAANLIVNGMVAQAGLPIPPDAPRDDHMEQLSVEEVYTALGEGEGEDGEGNGGSDGDDDLMDGPPSDAPPKGQRSGDDAKRQWGQALAQARSVEAMLGKGDDPLGLHRELRRLEPARLDWKSQLWRFLARTPVDFGGFDRRFIGRGMYLEALDDESLRALIAVDTSGSVDDEAVRALIGEVQGVLGAYPHVQATLYYADTEAYGPYELRAGDEVPAPQGGGGTDFRPVFKAAETAEPDVIIYLTDGYGDFPTAAPRVPTLWVVPAGGLEDNGFPFGDVLRLEDGQ from the coding sequence ATGTCTGATCCCCAGTTCGAGCGCCTCGTCTCCGGCTCACGGCTGCGGCTGCGCGGCAAAAGCGCTTTTTTTGCCACCTTGCTGCTGCACGCCGACATCGTGCCGAGCCGCGAGGTGCTGCTGGCCGGAACCGACGGCGAGCGGGTCTATGTCAATCCCGAAAACGCCGCCACCCTCACGCCCGACAGCTTTGACGGTTTGCTGCTGCACGAAGTCCTTCACGCGGCCCTGTCTCACGTGCCGAGGCGCGGCCCCCGCGAAAAAAAGAAATGGAACCGCGCCGCCAACCTGATCGTCAACGGCATGGTGGCGCAGGCGGGCTTGCCCATCCCGCCGGACGCGCCGCGCGACGACCACATGGAGCAGCTCAGCGTGGAGGAGGTTTATACCGCGCTGGGTGAAGGTGAGGGCGAAGACGGCGAGGGCAACGGCGGCAGCGACGGGGACGACGATTTGATGGACGGCCCGCCCAGCGACGCCCCGCCCAAAGGCCAGCGTTCTGGCGACGATGCCAAGCGGCAATGGGGACAGGCGCTGGCTCAGGCCCGCAGCGTGGAAGCCATGCTCGGAAAGGGCGACGACCCGCTGGGCCTGCACCGTGAGCTGCGCCGCCTAGAACCCGCCAGACTCGACTGGAAATCGCAACTCTGGCGCTTTCTGGCCCGCACCCCCGTGGACTTCGGCGGCTTTGATCGGCGCTTTATCGGGCGCGGGATGTACCTGGAAGCGCTGGACGACGAAAGTTTGCGTGCCTTGATCGCAGTAGACACGTCCGGCAGCGTGGACGACGAGGCGGTGCGGGCGCTGATTGGCGAGGTGCAGGGTGTTCTGGGCGCGTATCCGCACGTTCAGGCCACGCTGTACTACGCCGACACCGAAGCCTACGGCCCTTATGAGCTGCGGGCGGGTGACGAGGTTCCAGCGCCCCAGGGCGGCGGCGGCACCGACTTCAGGCCGGTCTTCAAGGCCGCCGAAACAGCCGAGCCGGACGTGATTATCTACCTGACCGACGGCTACGGCGACTTCCCGACAGCCGCTCCCCGCGTGCCGACCCTGTGGGTGGTGCCAGCGGGCGGGCTGGAGGATAACGGCTTTCCGTTCGGGGACGTGCTGAGGTTAGAAGACGGGCAGTAA
- a CDS encoding ATP-binding protein, with protein MSLTPVELQRYLSAIVEQNLPLSTMIWGPPGVGKSSIVAQIAAANDLEFVDVRLSQLAPTDLRGLPVAEHGISRWYPPEFLPTGGRGILFLDEVNMAPPTMQGMAQQLILDRKVGSYELPPHWFVWAAGNRKEDRASVFDMPAPLANRFLHLTVRSDFDSWRSYALGKSLHEQIIAFLTFRPELLHRLDPTQPAWPSPRAWEMASALWRGKLDVAPAVGEAAGAEFVAFVRLYEQLPDLGDVLDGGGLGLRLPPEPSVRYAAVVGLAARARDAAQAYNAFRWLAAGAGPEWLQLYVATLVSKFQAQGHLADLVELMQRDPELADLVGNAAELAEA; from the coding sequence TTGTCCCTGACCCCTGTTGAACTGCAACGCTACTTATCGGCCATCGTCGAGCAAAATCTGCCGCTGTCTACCATGATCTGGGGGCCGCCCGGCGTGGGCAAATCCAGCATCGTGGCGCAAATCGCCGCCGCCAACGACCTTGAATTCGTGGACGTGCGCTTATCGCAACTCGCGCCCACCGATCTGCGCGGCCTGCCGGTGGCTGAGCACGGCATCTCGCGCTGGTATCCCCCCGAATTTTTGCCGACCGGCGGGCGCGGCATTCTCTTTTTGGACGAAGTCAACATGGCCCCGCCCACCATGCAGGGCATGGCTCAGCAACTCATTTTGGACCGCAAAGTGGGCAGCTACGAACTGCCGCCGCACTGGTTTGTCTGGGCGGCGGGCAACCGCAAAGAAGACCGCGCCAGCGTGTTCGACATGCCCGCGCCGCTCGCCAACCGCTTCCTGCATCTGACGGTTCGCAGCGACTTTGATTCGTGGCGCAGTTACGCGCTGGGCAAGAGCCTGCACGAACAGATCATCGCCTTTTTGACCTTCAGGCCCGAACTGCTCCACCGCCTTGACCCCACCCAACCGGCTTGGCCCAGTCCCCGCGCCTGGGAAATGGCCTCGGCTTTGTGGCGCGGGAAGCTGGACGTCGCGCCGGCAGTGGGTGAAGCGGCGGGCGCAGAGTTCGTGGCCTTCGTGCGCCTCTACGAGCAGCTTCCCGACTTGGGTGACGTGCTCGACGGCGGCGGGCTGGGCCTGAGACTGCCGCCGGAACCCAGCGTGCGCTACGCGGCGGTGGTGGGATTGGCTGCACGCGCCAGAGACGCCGCGCAGGCCTACAACGCTTTTCGCTGGCTGGCAGCGGGCGCGGGGCCGGAGTGGTTGCAGCTTTACGTGGCGACCCTCGTGAGCAAATTTCAGGCGCAGGGCCACCTCGCCGACCTGGTGGAACTGATGCAGCGCGACCCCGAACTCGCCGATTTGGTGGGAAACGCAGCGGAACTGGCGGAAGCGTGA
- a CDS encoding class I SAM-dependent methyltransferase: protein MSELSRRDARLSQVAVLAWPLDPLLDAFALPNTAAMLDIGAGEGQLLERLRQRGHSGLLISLDPVQRPGQVAGHAENLPFPSAQFDAALLIRVLLHVPAPARALAEAWRVLDAG, encoded by the coding sequence GTGAGTGAGCTTAGCCGCCGTGACGCCCGGCTCTCGCAGGTTGCCGTTTTGGCTTGGCCGCTTGACCCCTTACTGGACGCTTTTGCGCTGCCGAACACCGCCGCCATGCTGGATATCGGCGCGGGGGAAGGCCAACTCCTTGAGCGTTTGCGCCAGCGTGGGCACAGCGGTCTGCTGATCAGTCTCGACCCTGTGCAGAGGCCGGGGCAAGTAGCCGGCCACGCTGAAAACTTGCCCTTCCCCAGCGCCCAGTTCGACGCGGCGCTGCTGATTCGCGTGTTGCTGCATGTCCCTGCTCCGGCGCGGGCACTCGCAGAGGCTTGGCGCGTTCTGGACGCTGGCTGA
- a CDS encoding RrF2 family transcriptional regulator — translation MWVSTKAQYGLRALIDIGQRPGAAVPLKDVSDRQGISQHYLEQIAANLRRAGFIRSVRGAHGGYILSRPPQQISAWDVVVAMEGSIAPVACVEDEHSCDRTGGCSTEGLWRRVDNAIRGVLGNASLADLMAEEVQAQHGQLVQFGALPPHL, via the coding sequence ATGTGGGTTTCGACCAAAGCTCAGTACGGCCTCCGCGCACTCATTGACATCGGTCAGCGGCCAGGGGCAGCCGTGCCGCTCAAAGATGTCTCGGATCGCCAGGGCATCAGCCAGCATTACCTTGAGCAAATCGCCGCCAACTTGCGCCGCGCCGGATTTATTCGCAGCGTGCGCGGCGCTCACGGCGGGTACATCCTGTCGCGCCCGCCGCAGCAGATCAGCGCTTGGGACGTGGTGGTGGCGATGGAGGGCAGTATCGCGCCGGTGGCCTGCGTGGAAGACGAGCATTCGTGTGACCGCACTGGCGGCTGCTCCACCGAAGGGCTGTGGCGGCGAGTCGACAACGCCATTCGCGGCGTGCTCGGCAATGCCAGCTTGGCCGATTTGATGGCCGAAGAAGTGCAGGCTCAGCACGGGCAACTGGTGCAGTTCGGGGCGTTGCCGCCACACCTGTAG
- the accC gene encoding acetyl-CoA carboxylase biotin carboxylase subunit, producing the protein MFKKILIANRGEIALRIMRTAREMGIQTVVVYSQADESSLPVLLADESVCVGPAASSASYLNIPNILSAALMTGAEAIHPGYGFMAENPDFAEMCREHGIVFIGPTPESMRALGSKAGGREIAALSNVPVVPGTGILADLDAAVLAAKQIGYPVLLKASAGGGGRGQKIIRTQDELKKGFAQAQEEARLYFSDPDLIMEKFLEEFRHIEVQVMGDGQGHVIHIGERDCSIQRRNQKLIEEAPSNLPASLRQEILDAGVRLAKHVNYAGAGTLEFIVDRDGGFYFMEMNTRIQVEHCVSEMISGLDFVKMQLQIAAGEGLPLQQEDIVLRGHSIECRLNAEDPDKDFRPAAGKIQEVYFPGGPGVRVDSHVYEGYSIPPHYDSLIGKLIVWHESRDQAIARMRRALQEAVIGGPKTTIPLYIRIMDNPFYKRGAVMTNFLKTRMDM; encoded by the coding sequence ATGTTCAAAAAAATACTCATCGCCAACCGTGGCGAAATTGCCCTGAGAATCATGCGAACGGCGCGGGAAATGGGCATTCAGACGGTGGTCGTTTATTCGCAGGCCGACGAGTCCAGCTTGCCGGTACTGCTGGCCGACGAATCGGTGTGCGTTGGCCCGGCGGCCAGCTCCGCTTCGTACCTCAACATTCCCAACATCCTCTCGGCGGCGCTGATGACCGGCGCGGAAGCCATTCATCCCGGTTACGGTTTTATGGCCGAGAACCCCGACTTTGCCGAGATGTGCCGCGAACACGGCATCGTTTTTATTGGCCCGACGCCGGAGAGCATGCGGGCGCTGGGCTCAAAAGCGGGCGGGCGCGAAATCGCTGCGCTCAGCAATGTGCCTGTCGTTCCCGGCACCGGCATTCTGGCGGACTTGGACGCCGCTGTTCTGGCCGCCAAGCAGATCGGCTATCCGGTGCTGCTCAAGGCCAGCGCGGGCGGCGGTGGGCGCGGCCAGAAGATCATCCGCACGCAAGACGAACTCAAAAAGGGTTTCGCTCAGGCGCAGGAAGAAGCGCGTCTGTACTTCAGTGACCCTGACCTCATCATGGAAAAGTTCCTGGAGGAGTTCCGGCACATCGAGGTGCAGGTGATGGGCGACGGGCAGGGGCACGTCATCCACATCGGCGAGCGCGACTGCTCGATTCAGCGCCGCAACCAAAAACTGATCGAAGAAGCGCCCAGCAACTTGCCCGCTTCGCTGCGCCAGGAAATTCTGGACGCGGGCGTGCGGCTGGCCAAGCACGTCAACTACGCTGGAGCCGGGACGCTGGAATTTATCGTCGACCGTGACGGCGGCTTTTATTTCATGGAAATGAACACCCGTATTCAAGTCGAACACTGCGTTTCGGAAATGATTTCGGGGCTCGATTTCGTAAAAATGCAGCTTCAGATCGCGGCGGGGGAAGGCTTACCCCTTCAGCAAGAGGACATCGTGTTGCGCGGCCACTCGATCGAATGCCGCCTCAACGCCGAAGACCCCGACAAGGATTTCCGGCCAGCGGCGGGCAAAATTCAGGAAGTCTATTTTCCCGGCGGCCCCGGCGTGCGCGTCGACAGCCACGTGTATGAGGGCTACAGCATTCCGCCGCATTACGATTCGCTGATCGGCAAGCTGATCGTCTGGCACGAGAGCCGCGATCAGGCCATTGCCCGTATGAGACGCGCCCTGCAAGAAGCGGTCATTGGCGGCCCCAAAACCACTATTCCGCTGTACATCCGCATTATGGACAATCCCTTTTACAAGCGCGGCGCAGTGATGACCAATTTCCTCAAAACCCGTATGGACATGTAA
- the efp gene encoding elongation factor P produces MISVTDLRNGTKVEMDGGLWECLDYSHLKMGRGGAKVVTKFRNMETGSIVDRTFNSTEKLQDIYVEGKPMQYLYKDGQDYMFMDMETFEQIHLSPVLAGDAAKFMKENMEMEVTMYGEKPLKITLPNQVILQIVETDPGIRGDTVSGGTKPAKLESGATVQVPLFVENGTSVKVDTRTGEYLSRA; encoded by the coding sequence ATGATTAGCGTAACGGATCTCAGAAACGGCACTAAAGTGGAAATGGACGGCGGCTTGTGGGAGTGCCTCGATTACTCGCACCTCAAGATGGGGCGCGGCGGCGCGAAAGTCGTGACCAAGTTCCGCAATATGGAAACGGGCAGTATTGTTGACCGCACCTTCAACAGCACTGAAAAGCTGCAGGACATCTATGTGGAAGGCAAGCCGATGCAGTACCTCTACAAAGACGGCCAAGATTACATGTTCATGGACATGGAAACCTTCGAGCAAATCCATTTGTCGCCTGTACTGGCCGGTGACGCTGCCAAGTTCATGAAAGAGAACATGGAAATGGAAGTGACCATGTACGGTGAAAAGCCGCTCAAAATCACCTTGCCCAACCAAGTCATCTTGCAAATTGTCGAAACCGATCCTGGCATTCGCGGCGATACTGTTTCGGGCGGCACCAAGCCCGCCAAACTCGAAAGCGGCGCGACCGTGCAGGTGCCTCTGTTCGTCGAAAACGGCACTTCGGTGAAAGTGGATACCCGTACCGGCGAATACCTCAGCCGGGCGTAA
- a CDS encoding heterodisulfide reductase-related iron-sulfur binding cluster, with translation MLPLSSKILFFVFALVFGGLGAWGFYRLYLRIRRGAPASETRFDVLGGRIVSALVVALTQERTFRRRSTISIFHAFIFYGFAYYLLVNLVDGLEGYFHFVITSNHIWGKIYNSLADILSFLVLLGVVGLVVRRLFLPSKRDFRFNGKSLLHPLVKNNYILRDSLIVSAFICFHVGSRILGQGAKLELEGGDVWQPFSSWVGSTLFGGASESALYNWRVFGYWGALGSVLAFLAYFPYTKHIHIFMAPLNYAFKRTANSGTLPPMKGLEAAMESEDPKIGVEKLEDLEWPRLLDAYACIQCNRCQDVCPANATGKALSPAALEINKRMQLNEIASHPSPFTMKTASFEQGGLTELPMLEFAISEEAVWACTTCGACMQVCPVQDEQMLDIIDIRRHQVMVAGEFPPQLQSAFRGMERAQNPWGLSRDKRFEWADGLKVPTIDENPEPDIIYWVGCAASYDPGAQKVARSFVQLLDKAGVNYAVLGKKEACTGDSARRAGNEFLYQTLAEENIQTLNQVRPKLIVATCPHCMNIIGNEYPQLGGHYQTMHHTEYLETLVAGGQLQTAPLSASVTYHDPCYLGRHNGVYDAPRHVIQSMGIEILELERSRENSFCCGAGGAQFWKEEEAGEQRISDNRFEEIQSRLDSATAAAKEGKVLAVGCPFCKSMLASTPTKQGRDDIVIKDVAELLLESVQRAAGEWQEAAPAPAAEPVAVPIAELPVADGHGEISADAPDAVVGETASEVINEQPEEPAQPAPTRKKWGQKDEVSIAPVGDVPPAEAEPVRKKWSKKDDVSAEVAPIEAQPVGSAEPAPTRKKWGQQDDISVELPPSETAALSTEAAPVRKKWGKAAQDDVSAAPVVETPTPELTSPTAERPKWKPAQAKAEPAQTGEQAVSEPVPTATERPKWQAGKPKAEADTKEVESTPIETALQAEATAQNAERPKWKPAAAKAPAPEASELKAVPTPAVQAESVQPSPETPPAERPKWQPKAKVEATSAPTQTVNLEPVQEKPTEDLAQPDAVTQPETGRKKWTPKK, from the coding sequence GTGCTGCCGCTCAGTTCTAAGATTTTGTTTTTTGTGTTCGCGCTCGTCTTTGGGGGTCTCGGCGCTTGGGGCTTTTACCGACTTTATCTGCGGATTCGGCGCGGTGCTCCCGCTTCCGAAACGCGCTTTGATGTGCTGGGCGGGCGAATCGTCTCGGCGCTGGTGGTGGCACTGACCCAGGAGCGCACCTTTCGCCGCCGCAGCACCATCAGTATCTTTCACGCTTTTATTTTCTACGGCTTCGCTTATTACCTGTTGGTCAATTTGGTGGACGGTCTGGAAGGCTATTTCCATTTTGTGATCACGTCCAACCATATCTGGGGCAAAATCTATAACTCGCTGGCGGATATCTTGAGCTTCTTGGTGCTGTTGGGTGTCGTCGGCTTGGTGGTGCGCCGCCTTTTCTTGCCTTCCAAACGTGACTTCCGGTTTAACGGCAAAAGCCTGCTGCACCCACTGGTCAAAAACAATTACATTCTGCGCGATTCTTTAATTGTCAGCGCTTTTATTTGCTTTCATGTCGGCAGCCGTATTCTTGGGCAGGGCGCTAAGTTAGAACTGGAAGGCGGTGACGTTTGGCAGCCCTTTTCAAGCTGGGTGGGCAGCACACTGTTCGGCGGCGCTTCTGAGTCGGCGCTTTACAACTGGCGGGTCTTCGGCTACTGGGGAGCGCTCGGCTCAGTGTTGGCCTTCTTGGCTTACTTTCCATATACCAAGCATATTCACATTTTCATGGCTCCGCTCAATTACGCTTTCAAACGCACCGCCAACTCCGGCACCTTGCCGCCGATGAAAGGTCTAGAAGCGGCAATGGAAAGTGAAGATCCCAAAATCGGCGTAGAAAAGCTGGAAGACTTGGAATGGCCGCGTTTGTTAGATGCTTACGCCTGTATTCAGTGCAACCGCTGTCAGGATGTTTGTCCGGCCAATGCCACAGGCAAGGCGCTGAGTCCGGCGGCATTGGAAATCAACAAACGGATGCAGCTCAATGAAATTGCCTCGCATCCCAGCCCCTTTACGATGAAAACAGCCAGCTTTGAACAGGGTGGCCTGACTGAACTGCCGATGCTGGAGTTTGCCATCAGCGAGGAAGCGGTCTGGGCCTGCACGACTTGCGGCGCTTGTATGCAAGTCTGCCCGGTTCAAGATGAACAGATGCTCGACATCATCGATATTCGCCGCCATCAGGTGATGGTCGCGGGCGAATTTCCGCCGCAGCTTCAAAGTGCTTTCCGGGGTATGGAGCGGGCGCAAAACCCCTGGGGCCTGTCGCGGGACAAGCGGTTCGAGTGGGCCGACGGCCTGAAAGTGCCGACCATCGACGAAAACCCCGAACCCGACATCATCTACTGGGTGGGCTGCGCGGCCAGCTACGATCCGGGCGCTCAGAAAGTGGCCCGCAGCTTTGTGCAACTGCTCGACAAAGCTGGGGTGAATTACGCGGTGCTGGGCAAAAAAGAAGCCTGTACCGGAGACAGCGCCCGCCGCGCCGGAAACGAATTTTTGTATCAGACGCTGGCTGAAGAGAATATTCAGACGCTCAATCAGGTGCGGCCCAAACTGATCGTGGCGACTTGCCCGCACTGCATGAACATCATCGGCAACGAGTATCCGCAGCTCGGCGGGCATTACCAGACCATGCACCACACCGAGTATTTGGAAACACTGGTGGCGGGCGGGCAGCTCCAAACCGCGCCGCTCTCGGCTTCGGTGACGTACCACGATCCTTGCTATCTGGGCCGCCACAACGGGGTCTATGACGCGCCGCGCCACGTCATTCAGAGTATGGGCATCGAAATTTTGGAATTGGAGCGCAGCCGCGAGAATTCGTTTTGCTGCGGTGCGGGCGGAGCACAGTTTTGGAAGGAAGAGGAAGCAGGCGAGCAGCGCATCTCCGACAACCGCTTTGAGGAAATTCAGAGCCGCTTGGACTCTGCTACTGCCGCTGCCAAGGAAGGCAAGGTGTTGGCGGTGGGCTGCCCCTTTTGCAAATCCATGCTGGCGAGCACACCCACCAAGCAGGGCCGTGACGACATCGTGATCAAGGATGTGGCCGAACTCCTGCTGGAAAGCGTGCAACGGGCGGCGGGCGAGTGGCAAGAAGCCGCGCCTGCCCCCGCCGCTGAGCCGGTGGCCGTGCCGATTGCCGAGCTTCCCGTCGCTGACGGACACGGCGAAATTAGCGCCGACGCGCCGGACGCGGTGGTGGGCGAGACAGCTTCCGAAGTGATCAACGAGCAGCCGGAAGAACCGGCCCAGCCCGCACCCACCCGCAAGAAATGGGGCCAGAAGGATGAGGTCAGCATCGCGCCTGTGGGGGACGTACCGCCAGCCGAAGCCGAGCCTGTTCGCAAGAAATGGAGCAAAAAGGACGACGTGAGCGCTGAAGTCGCGCCCATTGAAGCTCAGCCGGTGGGCAGTGCCGAGCCTGCGCCGACCCGCAAAAAATGGGGCCAGCAAGATGACATCAGCGTTGAGTTGCCGCCCAGTGAAACCGCTGCACTCAGCACCGAAGCGGCTCCCGTTCGCAAAAAGTGGGGCAAGGCCGCACAGGATGACGTAAGCGCCGCGCCTGTGGTCGAAACCCCTACGCCTGAACTGACTTCGCCTACTGCCGAGCGTCCCAAATGGAAACCTGCTCAGGCCAAAGCCGAGCCTGCTCAAACTGGGGAGCAAGCGGTGAGCGAACCAGTACCTACTGCCACCGAGCGCCCCAAATGGCAAGCCGGTAAACCTAAAGCCGAGGCAGACACGAAAGAGGTTGAGTCTACTCCAATCGAAACGGCTCTCCAAGCGGAAGCAACTGCCCAAAATGCAGAGCGCCCCAAATGGAAGCCCGCCGCTGCCAAAGCGCCCGCGCCCGAGGCCAGCGAACTGAAAGCCGTTCCCACGCCAGCCGTTCAAGCGGAATCTGTTCAGCCTAGCCCGGAGACTCCTCCCGCTGAGCGCCCCAAGTGGCAGCCCAAAGCCAAAGTGGAGGCCACATCAGCGCCAACGCAGACGGTGAACCTCGAACCCGTTCAAGAGAAACCCACCGAAGATTTGGCCCAGCCCGACGCCGTCACCCAGCCTGAAACAGGGCGCAAAAAGTGGACGCCTAAGAAGTAA